The Metarhizium brunneum chromosome 5, complete sequence sequence ATTTATCATCTTTGTTCTGCTCAAAGTCCCTCGCGTGAGCCTTGGGAGCAGAGGcgcctttttttctccctccctctccttACACACGCGTGCGCGAGCTGCTGCGTTATCGACCATCCGGGAACGAGCTGCAACGGGACGACCgtctctccttttcttccgcTCTtgctctctcttctttctcctCTGCTTCTCAAGAGCCAGCAGCCACTGTGTTCCTGACGCGGCGGTTCATGCGTGGCCCTGCATTGTTGATCCTATTCGGCCTCGAGAGTGGCCACCTGGAGCCTCGTGTTGCTGCTACATGTACGCAAAAGTCGACTCTTTGACCTGAACACTGCACTCTGCACACCCGACATTGGCACCAACTGCTGCATTGCCTGTTTCGTTCAATACGGACCGCATTAAAATTGGCTTTGGGTCCCGTCCCTCCCCGGCCACCAGGCGCGTCTGTTCTTGCTGCCCACCTTCAGCCATCCGCCGTCCGCCATCCACATCGACCATCAATCAGCTTTTGGCCATCAGCCATCAGCCATCGGCCTATTACGCCTTTTACGCCCTTTATCCACCCATCACACGCTTTGCTGCTACGCCTCGCTACGCTTGTTTGATCTTGCCCTTTGGCCCATTACTTGCTTGCTTACCTGTCCACACAACCACTCCattcctcctcatcctccacCTCTCGTCCACCTCCTCTCGCTCCTCCGGCCGCCCGTGCTGCTGGCAAGGCCCATTGACGCGGCATCCGCACATGAGCGCACCGGTTTTGTGAGCAACACGCGCCGTCCTCTTGTCTGCTGGCCATGTCTCTGTTTGCGGAGAGCAGCTTGTCCGGCGCCACGACCGACACCTCGTCGACCCTCGCGTCTTCGAGCTCGACGCCCCCGACCACCCTCTCCGACACGGACAGCCAGCACTCGGACGCCCCTAAACACGACGTAATCACCGTCGCCGACGATGCTATCCACGCCGCCCCCGTCCAGGCCCAGGAGCCTTCGCCCTCCCAGTCGCCTCCCGCTCCGAGTCGACCACGACGCACACGTGTCTCGGAGCCTGTCTACAATCTGTCCAGGCTGAGCGGCACCGCTGATCACGGAAAAAGACGCGCCAACGGCGATGCTGTGGCCGACAAGCGCCGCCGGACCATCTCCGGAGACACCTTGGTGGGCAGCATCGAGGTTGCTGCTGACGGGCCCCCCAAGGCCCAGGATAAAGTCCTCAGGGCAGGCATTGACGCGTTGAATCTTCAGTGGTCGCCCCAGAGCTTGCATACACCACGCACACGCCGCCAGGCTCAAGTTTCGCCGCGTCCCTTGCGGACCTCGTCGCGTCGGAATGCCGTGTCCTCCATCGCTACCACTCTGTCCAGCATGGGCAAGAAGGGGCGCAAGGCCGTCAACATGGGTGTTGCCAAGATGTCGCGTgagctgcggcggctgcaaGACACCAATGAGTATTCCGGCATCGACGACCGTCCTGTCATCCATACCGTCTGGGCGAATGGCAAATTTATTGATCCCAATGCACCGCCGCCCGAGCCAGCTCGCAAGAAGCCCAAGGTCCAAGAacctgccgaggaggacgagtCCGACCAAGAAGAGCAGGagcccatcaccaacacTAGGAAGAATCGCGTCAAGAAGTATCTCGACAAGGGTCTCTACGCCGGCCAGGAAATACCCGTGGATGTGTTCAAGGGGCTCACCACGagtgaaaagaagaagcttgcCAACCTGCCGGAATTGGCCCTCACGGGCCGCGTGAACAATGCTATGCCTTCTCCCATCTACACTGGTTTGCGCATGTTGGTTTCTGGGCGCGATTTCAAGCTTCCCTTCAACATCTGCAATCCCCTCCCGCCCGGCCAACCCAAACCAGATGAATGGAAAAAGATGACCAAGAGTGAGTGTGCACCTCGCAACTGGTGTCAacctgaaaaaaaaacgcgACGTATGACCCTATTAGCTGACAAATTACCACATAGACCGATTTATTGGTGATTCAAAGGACTATTGGCGCAAGATGCCTCACATGCACGACTTGTCCAAGTGTGTTTGCAAGCCTGAAGATGGCTGTGGTGATAACTGTCAAAATAGAATTATGCTCTACGAGTGTGATGCTGGCAATTGCAATATCGGAAAGGAGCTTTGCACCAATCGCTCATTCAGCGATTTGGCCGCTCGACGCTCCAAGGGAGGCAAATATAGAGTTGGCGTAGAAGTGATAAAGACGTCGGACCGTGGCTACGGCGTTAGAAGCAACCGCTGCTTCAAAGCAAACCAGATCATTATGGAATACACGGGAGAGATTATTACAGAGGAGGAATGTGAGCGCCGCATGAATGAAGAATACAAGAATAATGAGGTGAGagcaaaacaacaacaacaacaacacatTGCTCGAATGAGCTGTCGCTCTGACTATGCCGCTaactcttcctcttcctcttctcttctACAGTGCTACTATTTGATGAGCTTCGACCAGAACATGATCATTGATGCCACTACTGGCAGCATCGCTCGATTTGTTAACCACAGTTGCAACCCCAATTGCCGCATGATCAAGTGGATTGTCTCGGGACAGCCTCGCATGGCTCTTTTTGCTGGGGACCGGCCCATCATGACGGGGGATGAGCTCACCTACGACTACAACTTTGACCCCTTCTCCGCCAAGAATGTGCAGAAATGCCTCTGCGGTGAACACAACTGCCGCGGAGTCCTGGGTCCGAAACCACGCGACGTCAAGTCTTCCAAGACGGACATCAAGAAGACGGTCAAGGCAACTGTCAAGGCTGGGAAGCGCAAGCTGAAGGAGCTCAttggagaagaggaagccgTAAACGGGAAAGCAAAGAAGCGCAAGTTTGCGGCCGCCACGGGTGTCCAGCGATCCATTTCGAATGCCAGTctcaaggccgccaagggtgctgcgacggccttgaagaagggcgTGTCGTCCATCACGGTCAAGGGAAAGAAGTCGATGGCGAGCAAGTCTCCTGTCCAGAGACGCGTTAGTACGGGAGGCGCCAttatcaagaagaagactaCCACGAAGCTGGTTAAGAAGAATGGCCCTGGCGGCCGAGTTGCCCATGTTTCGTCGCGAGCTTCAAGCATGACTATAGtggctgttgctgatgaGAACGCCAAGCCTGGTAAGAAGGGCAAGGTGGTGTCTCCTGCCGGGGCTAAGCGGACGCTTTCGGAGTCCAACATGGTCTCGCGCGTGTCGTTGAGCTCGACTGGCCGTGTTCTTAAGCCTtcgcccaaggccaagattcgACTGGTCCCTCAGGAGTAGCGCGGCTGTAGTCCGGAGGCAGGTGGGCAGCAAGGGGAGAGCGCGGGAACGGGGAATGTGACGAGGGAGGAGCTACATACTGGATCGGTGGAGTAACTCGAGCTTCCCGTCGAatggctttttttcttcttgtttgctgTGATTTGCTGTGAGGGACATGTTTGGTTGAAGGGATGTATTTGGCGCACAGGCGAATTACAGGAATTTTTGGCACTGTATAGTATATGGGTTGCTTTTGCTCAGCGGTCATGGAGGCGAACACGAGGGGGGGATATGTAGCTTCTTGAACGATTGTTTGTGTGGTTTGATGTTGGTGTGCTGTGCGTGTGATGGTGACTGGTACGCCGTGGATGTTGGCTGTGTCGGCTCGACTTGTGGCTGCTTGTTGGAACTTGGACCCGCGCTATACTCCGCCGTTGTTTACGTCTTGCCGGTTGCTTGTATGTGGGTTTGATGGCCTAAGGGTCGGCTGTAGGCTGGATATTAGACTCGGCGGGTTCTGCTGCGTCAAGGTGACTTGACGGGCAGACCTGGTACCGGACCCTTCCTCGGTGACGGTTCTCTTGTCGCCTACCCGTTAGTGACTATGGCAAGACTCCTTGGTTGTACACGGTACATGTACACCGTGTGCGATTGGTGGGTGGGTGAGATACAGTGACGGTGTTTTggtctggtgttggtgttctGATGGACGGCGTGAACTCACGGCCCTTGGAGAAGAGCGCTGTTGCCTCGGTAGATGGACACAAAGCacagcttggccttgtattATACTTGTATTAGTATTCATCTTGGAAGGGGAATAATAAATGACTTGATGTATATGTTTGTTGCATATGACAGTCTGGCAGATGATATTTACCCACCAATAAGTATGCACTTGAATACTGTGGTTGTGTTATATTATAGGGATGAtggagcatcatggccgggTATACGATCCGGTTGACTGCTTTTTGCCTCGCACCGCATGTCATGTCTTTTCTCGCATGTTACTGCACTAGGACAGGACGTCACATTACATTGACATGATTCATACTCTGCAATCCGTCCCGGGTGCTGCTTAAAAGCAAGACAGCGAAGCATACGGATACCAACTCTTtcgtctcctcctcctctctaGCACAAGAGCCCTGACACCGTATCCAATTTCAGATGCCTCCGAGCGAGATAGACATGAACCGCAACCACGATTACTATTCACAAAACCTCACATCGAAACTGCCATCCGTCAAATTGAACTTGAGGGTTATCGTCAGGGGTCCTCAGGGACTTGCAGGGGCATCCGAAAAAGGGTCAAGTTTCCGGGATTTTTTCATCAATCAACTCGGAGCTTgcattgccattgtcaagtcAATAGAAAGCTATTTTCATTAATCGAGGCCCTACATAGCTTCCCAAATACCGTCCTTTTCCAATGTGTAAATTGCTGTTGAAAACTCCACAATATCAAGCCTTACCATTGCTCCCGTTTGACCGAGCAACGTCCGGCTTGCAGACGGCCACTTGGCCAGCCCATGCAAATCCACGACGGCTACCATGGAGAAGACCGACTTGCCGCAACGTCCAGATACTGTACGCAAAAAGCCTGTTCAACAAGTCACGCGAAACAAGGTCCCTGTCCGCACGCCCAAGGGCAGCACCCTGATTTCAGAGGAAGCACTCCCGGGCCTGTAGCCACGCGAAGGGTGAAGCGAAACATACTCGTAATCCTAGTGAAGCCATTCGAGCGAAGCTGTATGCGCCGCTCCCTTGCCCACGATTTCGCGGCTGTTATGAGCCTGCTGCATAATCTGCTGTTTCCCGCAGCCCCTGAACAGTGTTTGTTGACTTGGTCTATGTGACTGGCTTTGTTTGGTTCTtggctggagatgggggcGTTGGCTTTGATAAGTTGCCTTGCTGTTCAAAGTGTCAATTGCTAGATGCATGTAGACCAACTCACTTGAGAGGGTTTTTTTTGTCGCTGTAGTTGTCCAAACAACTTTACAACATGCCGTCATTGTGATTGTCGCTTGGAGCATGAACCAATAAGCGTATTGATCTTGCAGGTGAATCCATCATCTCACGAATGACTCCAATCCAACAGTGACAACCCCTGGCCTCGCCAAATATCGGCCCAGTGGCCGCAATGATgctcggcagcggcaaggtgTTGGCCAAACTCCGACATGGGACATGTTTGTCCTCAATACCGACGGTTGTGCGGACTAGATGCTCCCAGACACCAAACTGGGCTGTCCACGACGTGCTCGGCATTGCGACTTGCCGTGGCCACGCGGCTAAACGAGCGCTGTTGGTACGCGAAACGAGCAAGCCGAGAGAAAAATACATGTCCTCGTGATGGGCGGCCAGTATGTCCTGCAAGACGCCGTGATGGCTAGCCCAGGGGCTCACAACCGCGGGTACGGCCATGGCGTTCCCGTTGCCGCTGTGCAACTTGGTCAGACTGCACAGGCAGTGTCGCCGAATGACGCGGCCAAGAGGTTGGAGGGTTTCCAACAGTATCACCAATCACCATGAGGACGTCAAAGACGGTACGGCAACAGTTGCTTGCTTGGCTTCTTTCATAGCCATCAACTCCAACCACCCGCTGGGTTTGGCAGCATTGCCTTTGAGAAACGGTGCCGTGTCCATCCGAAGGGCGCACAAGCGGTTGGAAACATCAAAGCCCGTGAACCCAGAATCCCCACGCCTCGTAGGCAAACCGTTCCGGATTCGTCACTGACTCACTGCGTAGAACTGTGGCCGTGTGGCCAATCGTGCCGGACTGCCGGCTTTGTAGTTCTCATCTGATTACGTTTGCCGCTGAATGCGATGCGGGAAGCACGAACACACTCCTTACTGCcgcctctttttctttcaacGGGACGTTTCCGGGTGTGCCCGGTATGCTATTATATTTCGCTCGCTAGGAAACGGCTGGATGACTTCCCGGGACAGCTTGGCCAGCGGATGGCTGGAGGCTGATGCCTCCCAGTGGATTGGGCATATCTGATGGGAggtgtaaaaaaaaaaaggctttaTCAGGTTTTAAGTTGTATACTAGTAGATTAAACTTGCTGGGAAAAAAGACCTTCTTCGTTGAGATTATGTGCTACCACAATTTAGCGCTATAGATCGCATCGAATGTGGACCTATTCCTTGACTGAATTTGGCCCGGTGTAATTAAAGCGGCACTAGGGTCTTTTGAGTTGGGAGTCAAAAGGCTTAGAAAAGGtaaattgctcggcgggcttgctATTTTTACTAGGTGCTTTTACTACTTATcctttatatttatatattaatatatactaatatatattaatatatactaatatatattaatatatactaatatatattaatatatactaatatatattaatatatactaatatatataaatataggctaatatatataaatatatactaatatatataaatataaactaatatatataaatataaactaatatatattaatataaactaatatatagtaatataaataaatataccctagtatatactaatataaactaatatatactaagCCTAATAGCTAGGTGTCTAGTAGGGCGTAAGCCCGCCAAGCAATTCGCATAGAAAAGGCCATCTTCCAATGGCACTAAAAGAATGTAGCCAGTAGGTTTACTAGTTTGCTACTAGTCTGAACTTTCTAGGTGACTCATTTCTGATGACCCAAGCGACCTACTCGTTTACATGTGCGTATATATTACCATACGTCTGTTTGTACACAACATGATTCCCGTCCGTTTGCACATTACATCATTCACATCCGTTTGCACGCGTGATTATTTGCACTTGACATTACATTGTTCTGGGACCTTCTATCACTATTTAACTCGACGCTTCCTCCCATCTTGCCAGCCTCTCTATCCTTACATCGACATCACCGCACTACAACCTTCCTTTCTCTCTATCGTTGACCTGAACCGTTGACCTGAACCGTTGACCTGAACCTCCATTTTGCGAATCCATCAACATGAATACTACAACTTCGACCCAAATCTTCTCTCCACTCGATGcggccaacttggaaagCATTGGCCTGCTTGGACCCGTTGAAACTGATGGAAAGCGAAAATGTCACAAGCGTCGTCTTAATCGTTCTAGTGACGAAGAGCACAAGGACATTCCCCTTGATGTTAGTATAGGCTCTCccgaagctgaagaagccgacgCCTATGCTACTATACCAGACGCCATCTTTTCTCGAGAAACGTTGAATTACCTGGGTTTCTCTACACACATGGCCGATACGATCTGGAACGGATGGGTTAACTGGCCCCTGGACGGACCTGGTCGTGAAGTTGACGCTGCCACCGGCGGTCTTCGAGTCACCTTTATTGACTTTATTATCCTTCGCCACGTGAAGAAGGCGAACAACGTCtatgaagacgacgatttCAAGTGGCGCCAATGCCTCAACGCATGCGGTATGAGCGATTCAGTACAAAATGCCATCATGGATGAGAACTTCAAGGAAATTCGTATGTCTAGATCATGTGTCTATTGGGTTACCGACACCGTCCAGATGCGATACGCCGGGCTGAAGGAAATACAACGAGCCTCTCGTGAGCGAGATATGCAACTTCAGCGAGAACGCGCACGTCAGGGCGGTCCAAGTCGCCGCGACCGCACCAGCAGCAGTATGGGGAGCGATCAGAGTGGAAGTGCTCAGCGTCGTGGCCATACTCGTGGCAGCTCATCCCAGGGGGGACGATCGTTTTCAGGTGCCCAAGCGGATAGCACACCAGGCATTCACTCCGAATTATGGAACCCCAATATTATCAGGAGAGCACAAGTTGATCCGCAAACCCTTATTCTATTCAAGGGCATTGATCTTGGGCGTATTCCCGACCTCCTGAACCCAGACGGGACGGTTCAAAACATCATGGCGctttcttctccgccgccatCCGACTTCAGCAACAGCACCGCACTATTCTACTTTACGCCTGAAATGGAGGTAGCCGAATACTACGCAGCATATGCTAAGCGTCGTGCCGGCTGCGAGGCTGTTGTAATGGTCACTTGTCACATTCCAAAGCAGGTCATCAATGACATGAAGGAGCCCAATATTTTCCGTCTGTATTATCCAACGCCACAATGGAAGCAACTTGTCTGGCGCAGCAGGTCCAATCAACCATTTACCAAACCACTGAGAAAGTACGATGATGCCATGCTCATTATTGGTAATATTTCCTCAGGGGATAACGACAATTATCGAAAGCTAGCATCTTGGGAGGAAATTGATGGGAGTTGTCTGCTTCGAGTTAAACGAATGGGGCAGAGTAACGCGCAAATATCGCGACAGTACGCCTTCACAGGCCGCCTCGCAGGACAAGACCTTCTGACTGAAAATGGCAAGTTCAACGCTTATCGCTTCTCGGATGAGCACATCACTGCTTTAATCAGCCGTCATCGTGTTTAGTGTGCCTTTACTAGGAGAGGAGCCTAAGTGTGTTCGTGTGAGGCACCATCAAATTGTTGTTATTGACGGCTGGCACCTTCTAGCTAGCCTGTTTTTTCATTTACgcgttggcaactaagtgcGTTTTTCCCCTTTACCCGTTGGTAATTAAGTGCGTTTTTTTCCTTCCACTACATCATGTTCAAGTCTTTCTCTCTTACTACATAGATCTCTTGCAATACACCCTTGTGCCTTCATCGTAAACCCTTCGCGTGGTCCCTCACAAAGTAGCCAGAAATTAGAAAATTGAACTTCAATTATGCCCAATACCTagatatttaataatatccGACAATATTCAAcaatatctaataatatttataatatctaataatatttaataatatctaataatatctaataatatttaataatatttaataatatctaataatatttaataatatctaataatatttaataatatctaataatatttaataatatctaataatatttaataatatctaataatatctaataatatttaataatatttaataatatctaataatatttaataatatctaataatatttaataatatctaataatatttaataatatctaataatatttaataatatctaataatatttaacaATATCTAACaatatttaataatacttgACGATACTTGATGACATTTAACGATAATCGACGATGGTATCCTCGCTGTAATATCCATAAAGCGGTCGAGAGTCTTGGAGAGAGTCTAATCTAGTAGGCGGCATCAGCCCCCGGCCATCCGCTGCCAACAGGCTTTGGTGTTTCCCTCCGCTTGTGCGCCTTTTAGATGGACAACGCACCGTTTCTCAAAGGCGGTGCTGCCAAACCCAGCGGATGGAGTTGTTGATGCGATTGTGAATTGCTTGGTCGCAGGGACAGCGACACTGCTGCTGTCGGCGCGCGCGGCTAACATCAATCGAATGCCTTGAGTCTTAGAGGCAACCAGTGGGCCCGTTGAAACTGATGGAAAGCGAAAATGCCACAAGCGTCGTCTTAATCGTTCTAGTGACGAAGAGCTAGCATCTTATGCATAGCCAGGTCAAGGACTCGGCAGTAGGCTGGTACTGTGCAAGTGGTGTTGTTTTCGGCGGCATGCGTGCGCTCGTTGAGAGTTGAGTGGTTGGGTCAACTGGTTTGGTGCctgcagcaacaacagcatcCAGACTGTCAAGTATCGACATGTAGGGCTGGACCGACGGTGTTACACGGTTGGCACACAACaaagggcgttgggccaacaaaggttacacaacaacaaaggcaacggTCACGAGGCCCGAAGTCGGCTAcaagcgagggctgcctcaggcacacagccctcaccgacttcctGTATTTATAGGGGCCTTTGGCCCTCTAAGGCCTCGtgcaaaaccaaggacctttgataacccaaagtcgattattatagattgaattgaaccctctgttccaagcccagttatcctgcccttgtcacagacgGTCTAGGGCGGCACTAAGCACTGGCGGATCAACCTGGTCGCGAGCAACTGTTGCCGTACCGTCTTTGGCGTCATGGTGATTGATCGATAACATGGCTGTTATCAAATGTTGACTCTTTAAATACCAGAAATGTCTATATACCTGTCATCTTTAGTATAAGCCCCCTGCCAAACAAATACGTTATATCAACAAATAACCTTTATCAAAATCCGCGGCTACATTTCGTTTCTCCAAGATCATCCGCTAACCCACCGTCTTCTATCAAACTCGGTACGCCCCTTGGTAATTCATCGACGGCTTCAACACATAGTAGCTCACCATCAGCTATTTAGCTATTTCCTGTCACCATACTCATTCCGCCCGCCGCCAACAGAATGGTACAAGGCCTGGCTCGGCGACTGCGCCTCCGAGCCACGGTACGCAGTGCTCTCTTTGTGCCCATGGCTCCATTGCGAAGAAGGCGTCATGGCCACGTCAGCCTCGCCGCGCAACGAACCACCGGCCTTGCGGCGCCTTAAACGGTCCCTGTTGCGCTTGATTCCCTGGCCGTTGAGGTGCgtcaagatgaagatggcggccCAGACAAAGGTAATGGTTGGCAGAACCCACGGCGTTCCCAGGAACACGTCGAGTTTCTCCTTGTCGTACCACAAAGTGGCGACTAGGCCGGTGCCCAGACCCAGGAGGAGAATGATGGCAAGGCGCGCAATCGGCCACGGTTTGAACGGGGTGGTGCGCGCGATGATGGTAAGAAGAACCATGAGAACAATCGTACATCCCGCGGCGATGTAGCCGTACGCAAACTGTGGTGCGGAGGAAACTAGTCAGTCGGGGATCTTTACAGCTATGCAACATGGTAAAAGGGGGGGCATGGTTTGCATACCACCAGGTTGTACCGTTGCCACGTCTTGCTGTAGATTAGAACCTGATATCCGCCGTCTTTGACCTCTTTAGCCGCCGTGGGGTATTTATGGGAGACGTCTTCCTCCAGATTGATGCCAAAGGCCGCAAATAGAGCATTGTACATGGCAATAATCAAGGTGACAAAAGCGTCGTTGGTCGTTGCCAAGTCGGCTTCGTAGCCCGGAGGCGCGGAGCTGAGGTCCGATGGCACGGTGCCGTTCACAAGCAAAGGCCAGAAGCTGTTGGATATGGTTGTGAAATTGTTCAATGCTTGGTTGACGGTTTCCACAGTGCTAAGAATTTTGGGCGGGTAGTCTTGGAAGAAGGCTTGCACCGAGGCGTTCATGGAATCTCGGACTTTTAGGCTCGTCATTtccttggcgtcgtcgaATGGATCAGCAATACTGA is a genomic window containing:
- the Ash1l gene encoding Histone-lysine N-methyltransferase ASH1L; protein product: MSLFAESSLSGATTDTSSTLASSSSTPPTTLSDTDSQHSDAPKHDVITVADDAIHAAPVQAQEPSPSQSPPAPSRPRRTRVSEPVYNLSRLSGTADHGKRRANGDAVADKRRRTISGDTLVGSIEVAADGPPKAQDKVLRAGIDALNLQWSPQSLHTPRTRRQAQVSPRPLRTSSRRNAVSSIATTLSSMGKKGRKAVNMGVAKMSRELRRLQDTNEYSGIDDRPVIHTVWANGKFIDPNAPPPEPARKKPKVQEPAEEDESDQEEQEPITNTRKNRVKKYLDKGLYAGQEIPVDVFKGLTTSEKKKLANLPELALTGRVNNAMPSPIYTGLRMLVSGRDFKLPFNICNPLPPGQPKPDEWKKMTKNRFIGDSKDYWRKMPHMHDLSKCVCKPEDGCGDNCQNRIMLYECDAGNCNIGKELCTNRSFSDLAARRSKGGKYRVGVEVIKTSDRGYGVRSNRCFKANQIIMEYTGEIITEEECERRMNEEYKNNEVRAKQQQQQHIARMSCRSDYAANSSSSSSLLQCYYLMSFDQNMIIDATTGSIARFVNHSCNPNCRMIKWIVSGQPRMALFAGDRPIMTGDELTYDYNFDPFSAKNVQKCLCGEHNCRGVLGPKPRDVKSSKTDIKKTVKATVKAGKRKLKELIGEEEAVNGKAKKRKFAAATGVQRSISNASLKAAKGAATALKKGVSSITVKGKKSMASKSPVQRRVSTGGAIIKKKTTTKLVKKNGPGGRVAHVSSRASSMTIVAVADENAKPGKKGKVVSPAGAKRTLSESNMVSRVSLSSTGRVLKPSPKAKIRLVPQE